One Vicugna pacos chromosome X, VicPac4, whole genome shotgun sequence DNA window includes the following coding sequences:
- the STARD8 gene encoding stAR-related lipid transfer protein 8 isoform X1: MPLLDVFWACFRKVKCFPLLQGRKNAETEAKKACRWLRATGFPQYAQLFEDGSFPLDIGSVKKDHSFLDEDSLGALCRRLMTLNNCASMKLEVHFQCKQNEDSEEEEQCTISNHWDFQRESKCWSRVGSSDLLTPPSPGLPVTSSCESVLTELSATSLPAITVSLPPEPVDLPSLGRAPSSSDRSFLSPSRGQEAPRGKAKKHRSRSFLKHLESLRRKEKGGSQQAELKRSSATSEKATKASSFRSRRGFLSAGFYRAKNQAATSASGGGAETQRAWEALPVATFQHPQRAHRGDCLVHVPRDHKPGTFPRSLSIESLCPEDGHRLADWQPGRRWGYEGRRGSCGSTGSHASTYDNMPELSPAEPVLAGAEAEEEEEEGGDSYTHLDDILQHVWGLQQRVELWSQAIYPDLGPGDKEEEEDEEEEEEATSSIEIVTGEEESRAEALAQGEAPAHRESLAPGQVDVQLGVPAQAQAQVPAESELRAQAEAEAPSLAQDPEQEANSGGEPTSASSLSVEEGHSISDTVASSSELDSSGNSMNEAEATGSPAGLQASAPRERRDSGVGASLTRPCRKLRWHSFQNSHRPSLNSESLEINRQFASQIHLLHKGSLLRLTAFMEKYTVPHKQGWVWSMPKFMKRNKTPDYRGQQVFGVPPLIHVQRTGQPLPQSIQQAMRYLRSQCLDQVGIFRKSGVKSRIQNLRQMNETSPDNVCYDGQSAYDVADLLKQYFRDLPEPIFTSKLTTTFLQIYQLLPKDQWLAAAQAATLLLPDENREVLQTLLYFLSDIASAEENQMTAGNLAVCLAPSIFHLNVSKKDNPSPRIKSKRSLIGRPGPRDLSENMAATQGLSHMISDCKKLFQPGVHVPSQVPQDMVLQLCSSYSAAELSPPLAELRQARAAGVSYMENSVQELLRDAAERFKGWMSVPGPQHTELACKKVSDGHPLRVWKASTEVAAPPAVVLHRVLRERALWDEDLLRAQVLEALMPGVELYHYVTDSMAPHPCRDFVVLRMWRSDLPRGGCLLLSQSLDPEQPVPESGVRALMLTSQYLMEPCGLGRSRLTHICRADLRGRSPDWYNKVFGHLCAMEVAKIRDSFPTLQAAGPETKL; encoded by the exons AAACTGAGGCCAAAAAAGCATGCAGGTGGCTGCGAGCTACAGGGTTCCCTCAGTATGCTCAGCTGTTTGAAG ATGGTTCGTTCCCCCTGGATATTGGCTCTGTGAAGAAGGACCACAGTTTTCTGGACGAAGACTCTTTGGGAGCCCTGTGCAG GAGGCTGATGACCTTGAACAACTGTGCCTCGATGAAACTGGAGGTTCATTTTCAATGCAAGCAG AATGAAGACTCAGAGGAGGAAGAGCAGTGTACCATAAGCAACCACTGGGACTTTCAGCGAGAAAGCAAGTGCTGGTCTCGTGTGGGCTCCTCTGACCTGCTGACCCCACCGAGCCCTGGCCTGCCAGTGACCTCCAGCTGTGAGAGCGTCCTCACGGAGCTTAGTGCCACCTCCCTGCCAGCCATCACTGTGAGCCTCCCGCCCGAGCCAGTGGACCTTCCCTCCCTAGGCCGTGCTCCCAGCTCAAGTGACCGGTCCTTCCTAAGCCCCTCTCGGGGCCAGGAGGCTCCTCGGGGCAAAGCCAAGAAGCACCGTTCCCGGAGCTTCCTCAAGCACCTAGAGTCTCTGAGGCGGAAGGAAAAGGGTGGCAGCCAGCAAGCAGAGCTCAAGCGTAGCTCGGCCACCTCAGAGAAGGCCACCAAAGCCTCCTCTTTTAGAAGTCGCCGTGGCTTCCTCTCAGCTGGATTCTACAGGGCCAAAAACCAGGCGGCCACCTCAGCCAGTGGTGGTGGTGCTGAGACTCAGAGGGCCTGGGAGGCCTTGCCTGTGGCCACGTTCCAGCATCCTCAGCGGGCGCACCGTGGTGACTGCCTGGTGCATGTGCCCAGGGACCACAAACCAGGCACATTCCCTCGCTCCCTGTCCATTGAAAGCCTGTGTCCTGAGGATGGACACCGCCTGGCAGATTGGCAACCAGGTAGGCGCTGGGGCTACGAAGGGCGCCGGGGCTCCTGTGGCTCCACGGGTAGCCATGCCAGCACCTATGACAACATGCCCGAActgtccccagctgagcctgtcctggctggggctgaggccgaagaggaagaggaggagggtggggacagCTACACTCACTTGGATGACATCCTCCAGCATGTGTGGGGGTTGCAGCAGCGAGTAGAGCTCTGGTCTCAGGCCATATACCCAGACCTGGGGCCTGGAgataaggaagaggaagaagatgaggaagaagaggaggaggccacTTCATCAATAGAAATAGTCACGGGTGAAGAGGAAAGTCGGGCTGAAGCTCTGGCCCAGGGAGAGGCTCCAGCCCACAGGGAGTCCTTAGCCCCGGGCCAGGTGGATGTCCAGCTAGGAGTCCCGGCTCAGGCTCAGGCTCAAGTCCCAGCTGAGTCGGAGCTCCGGGCACAGGCAGAGGCTGAGGCCCCGAGCTTGGCCCAGGATCCTGAGCAGGAGGCAAATTCAGGAGGGGAACCCACTTCTGCCTCCAGCCTGTCTGTGGAAGAAGGCCACTCCATTTCTGACACTGTGGCCTCATCCAGTGAACTGGACAGTAGCGGGAACTCCATGAACGAGGCGGAGGCCACAGGGTCCCCGGCTGGACTCCAGGCATCAGCACCCCGTGAACGACGAGACTCAGGTGTTGGCGCCTCACTGACCAGACCCTGCAG GAAGCTCCGTTGGCACAGCTTCCAGAACTCTCACCGGCCCAGCCTCAACTCAGAGTCACTGGAGATCAACCGGCAGTTTGCCAGCCAGATCCACCTCCTACACAAGGGCTCGCTGCTGCGGCTCACCGCCTTCATGGAGAAGTACACTGTCCCCCACAAACAGGGCTGGGTCTG GTCAATGCCCAAGTTCATGAAAAGGAACAAGACACCGGACTACCGGGGCCAGCAGGTCTTTGGGGTGCCACCCCTCATCCATGTGCAGCGTACTGGCCAACCACTGCCCCAGAGCATTCAACAAGCCATGCGCTACCTGCGCAGCCAGTGCCTGGACCAG GTGGGCATCTTCCGCAAGTCTGGAGTGAAGTCCAGGATCCAGAACCTACGCCAAATGAATGAGACTTCCCCTGACAACGTTTGCTATGATGGCCAGTCGGCCTATGATGTGGCTGACCTGCTGAAACAGTATTTCCGGGATCTGCCTGAGCCTATCTTCACCAGCAAGCTCACTACCACTTTCCTGCAAATCTACCAGC TCCTCCCCAAGGATCAATGGTTGGCAGCTGCGCAAGCTGCCACCTTGCTGCTCCCGGATGAGAACCGAGAGGTGCTGCAGACCCTGCTCTATTTCCTAAGTGACATTGCCTCTGCTGAGGAAAACCAGATGACAGCTGGTAACCTGGCAGTGTGCCTGGCACCCTCCATCTTCCACCTCAACGTCTCCAAGAAGGATAACCCCTCACCCAG GATCAAAAGCAAACGTAGCCTGATTGGCCGGCCAGGCCCTAGGGACCTGAGTGAGAATATGGCTGCCACCCAGGGCCTATCACACATGATCAGTGACTGCAAGAAACTTTTCCAG CCTGGTGTGCATGTGCCCTCCCAGGTGCCCCAGGACATGGTGCTGCAACTGTGTAGCTCCTACAGTGCGGCCGAGCTCAGCCCTCCGCTGGCTGAGCTGCGGCAGGCCAGAGCCGCTGGTGTGAGCTACATGGAAAATAGCGTCCAGGAGCTGCTACGCGATGCTGCCGAGCGCTTCAAGGGCTGGATGAGTGTGCCCGGGCCCCAGCACACGGAGCTGGCCTGCAAGAAG GTATCAGACGGACACCCTCTGCGTGTGTGGAAGGCATCCACGGAGGTGGCGGCCCCTCCGGCTGTCGTGCTACACCGTGTCCTGCGGGAGAGGGCCCTCTGGGATGAGGACCTGCTGCGGGCCCAGGTGCTTGAAGCCCTGATGCCAGGGGTGGAACTGTACCACTACGTCACCGACAGCATGGCACCCCACCCCTGCCGTGACTTTGTGGTGCTCCG GATGTGGCGCTCTGACCTACCCCGCGGGGGTTGCCTGCTCCTCTCTCAGTCCCTGGATCCTGAGCAACCTGTGCCGGAGTCGGGGGTGCGGGCTCTGATGCTCACGTCCCAGTACCTCATGGAGCCCTGCGGCCTAGGCCGCTCCCGGCTCACTCACATCTGCCGTGCTGACCTCAG GGGCCGTTCTCCTGACTGGTACAACAAAGTCTTTGGGCATCTGTGTGCCATGGAAGTGGCAAAGATCCGGGACTCCTTCCCTACCCTGCAGGCAGCTGGACCAGAGACAAAGTTGTGA
- the STARD8 gene encoding stAR-related lipid transfer protein 8 isoform X2: protein MPLLDVFWACFRKVKCFPLLQGRKNAETEAKKACRWLRATGFPQYAQLFEDGSFPLDIGSVKKDHSFLDEDSLGALCRRLMTLNNCASMKLEVHFQCKQNEDSEEEEQCTISNHWDFQRESKCWSRVGSSDLLTPPSPGLPVTSSCESVLTELSATSLPAITVSLPPEPVDLPSLGRAPSSSDRSFLSPSRGQEAPRGKAKKHRSRSFLKHLESLRRKEKGGSQQAELKRSSATSEKATKASSFRSRRGFLSAGFYRAKNQAATSASGGGAETQRAWEALPVATFQHPQRAHRGDCLVHVPRDHKPGTFPRSLSIESLCPEDGHRLADWQPGRRWGYEGRRGSCGSTGSHASTYDNMPELSPAEPVLAGAEAEEEEEEGGDSYTHLDDILQHVWGLQQRVELWSQAIYPDLGPGDKEEEEDEEEEEEATSSIEIVTGEEESRAEALAQGEAPAHRESLAPGQVDVQLGVPAQAQAQVPAESELRAQAEAEAPSLAQDPEQEANSGGEPTSASSLSVEEGHSISDTVASSSELDSSGNSMNEAEATGSPAGLQASAPRERRDSGVGASLTRPCRKLRWHSFQNSHRPSLNSESLEINRQFASQIHLLHKGSLLRLTAFMEKYTVPHKQGWVWSMPKFMKRNKTPDYRGQQVFGVPPLIHVQRTGQPLPQSIQQAMRYLRSQCLDQVGIFRKSGVKSRIQNLRQMNETSPDNVCYDGQSAYDVADLLKQYFRDLPEPIFTSKLTTTFLQIYQLLPKDQWLAAAQAATLLLPDENREVLQTLLYFLSDIASAEENQMTAGNLAVCLAPSIFHLNVSKKDNPSPRIKSKRSLIGRPGPRDLSENMAATQGLSHMISDCKKLFQVPQDMVLQLCSSYSAAELSPPLAELRQARAAGVSYMENSVQELLRDAAERFKGWMSVPGPQHTELACKKVSDGHPLRVWKASTEVAAPPAVVLHRVLRERALWDEDLLRAQVLEALMPGVELYHYVTDSMAPHPCRDFVVLRMWRSDLPRGGCLLLSQSLDPEQPVPESGVRALMLTSQYLMEPCGLGRSRLTHICRADLRGRSPDWYNKVFGHLCAMEVAKIRDSFPTLQAAGPETKL from the exons AAACTGAGGCCAAAAAAGCATGCAGGTGGCTGCGAGCTACAGGGTTCCCTCAGTATGCTCAGCTGTTTGAAG ATGGTTCGTTCCCCCTGGATATTGGCTCTGTGAAGAAGGACCACAGTTTTCTGGACGAAGACTCTTTGGGAGCCCTGTGCAG GAGGCTGATGACCTTGAACAACTGTGCCTCGATGAAACTGGAGGTTCATTTTCAATGCAAGCAG AATGAAGACTCAGAGGAGGAAGAGCAGTGTACCATAAGCAACCACTGGGACTTTCAGCGAGAAAGCAAGTGCTGGTCTCGTGTGGGCTCCTCTGACCTGCTGACCCCACCGAGCCCTGGCCTGCCAGTGACCTCCAGCTGTGAGAGCGTCCTCACGGAGCTTAGTGCCACCTCCCTGCCAGCCATCACTGTGAGCCTCCCGCCCGAGCCAGTGGACCTTCCCTCCCTAGGCCGTGCTCCCAGCTCAAGTGACCGGTCCTTCCTAAGCCCCTCTCGGGGCCAGGAGGCTCCTCGGGGCAAAGCCAAGAAGCACCGTTCCCGGAGCTTCCTCAAGCACCTAGAGTCTCTGAGGCGGAAGGAAAAGGGTGGCAGCCAGCAAGCAGAGCTCAAGCGTAGCTCGGCCACCTCAGAGAAGGCCACCAAAGCCTCCTCTTTTAGAAGTCGCCGTGGCTTCCTCTCAGCTGGATTCTACAGGGCCAAAAACCAGGCGGCCACCTCAGCCAGTGGTGGTGGTGCTGAGACTCAGAGGGCCTGGGAGGCCTTGCCTGTGGCCACGTTCCAGCATCCTCAGCGGGCGCACCGTGGTGACTGCCTGGTGCATGTGCCCAGGGACCACAAACCAGGCACATTCCCTCGCTCCCTGTCCATTGAAAGCCTGTGTCCTGAGGATGGACACCGCCTGGCAGATTGGCAACCAGGTAGGCGCTGGGGCTACGAAGGGCGCCGGGGCTCCTGTGGCTCCACGGGTAGCCATGCCAGCACCTATGACAACATGCCCGAActgtccccagctgagcctgtcctggctggggctgaggccgaagaggaagaggaggagggtggggacagCTACACTCACTTGGATGACATCCTCCAGCATGTGTGGGGGTTGCAGCAGCGAGTAGAGCTCTGGTCTCAGGCCATATACCCAGACCTGGGGCCTGGAgataaggaagaggaagaagatgaggaagaagaggaggaggccacTTCATCAATAGAAATAGTCACGGGTGAAGAGGAAAGTCGGGCTGAAGCTCTGGCCCAGGGAGAGGCTCCAGCCCACAGGGAGTCCTTAGCCCCGGGCCAGGTGGATGTCCAGCTAGGAGTCCCGGCTCAGGCTCAGGCTCAAGTCCCAGCTGAGTCGGAGCTCCGGGCACAGGCAGAGGCTGAGGCCCCGAGCTTGGCCCAGGATCCTGAGCAGGAGGCAAATTCAGGAGGGGAACCCACTTCTGCCTCCAGCCTGTCTGTGGAAGAAGGCCACTCCATTTCTGACACTGTGGCCTCATCCAGTGAACTGGACAGTAGCGGGAACTCCATGAACGAGGCGGAGGCCACAGGGTCCCCGGCTGGACTCCAGGCATCAGCACCCCGTGAACGACGAGACTCAGGTGTTGGCGCCTCACTGACCAGACCCTGCAG GAAGCTCCGTTGGCACAGCTTCCAGAACTCTCACCGGCCCAGCCTCAACTCAGAGTCACTGGAGATCAACCGGCAGTTTGCCAGCCAGATCCACCTCCTACACAAGGGCTCGCTGCTGCGGCTCACCGCCTTCATGGAGAAGTACACTGTCCCCCACAAACAGGGCTGGGTCTG GTCAATGCCCAAGTTCATGAAAAGGAACAAGACACCGGACTACCGGGGCCAGCAGGTCTTTGGGGTGCCACCCCTCATCCATGTGCAGCGTACTGGCCAACCACTGCCCCAGAGCATTCAACAAGCCATGCGCTACCTGCGCAGCCAGTGCCTGGACCAG GTGGGCATCTTCCGCAAGTCTGGAGTGAAGTCCAGGATCCAGAACCTACGCCAAATGAATGAGACTTCCCCTGACAACGTTTGCTATGATGGCCAGTCGGCCTATGATGTGGCTGACCTGCTGAAACAGTATTTCCGGGATCTGCCTGAGCCTATCTTCACCAGCAAGCTCACTACCACTTTCCTGCAAATCTACCAGC TCCTCCCCAAGGATCAATGGTTGGCAGCTGCGCAAGCTGCCACCTTGCTGCTCCCGGATGAGAACCGAGAGGTGCTGCAGACCCTGCTCTATTTCCTAAGTGACATTGCCTCTGCTGAGGAAAACCAGATGACAGCTGGTAACCTGGCAGTGTGCCTGGCACCCTCCATCTTCCACCTCAACGTCTCCAAGAAGGATAACCCCTCACCCAG GATCAAAAGCAAACGTAGCCTGATTGGCCGGCCAGGCCCTAGGGACCTGAGTGAGAATATGGCTGCCACCCAGGGCCTATCACACATGATCAGTGACTGCAAGAAACTTTTCCAG GTGCCCCAGGACATGGTGCTGCAACTGTGTAGCTCCTACAGTGCGGCCGAGCTCAGCCCTCCGCTGGCTGAGCTGCGGCAGGCCAGAGCCGCTGGTGTGAGCTACATGGAAAATAGCGTCCAGGAGCTGCTACGCGATGCTGCCGAGCGCTTCAAGGGCTGGATGAGTGTGCCCGGGCCCCAGCACACGGAGCTGGCCTGCAAGAAG GTATCAGACGGACACCCTCTGCGTGTGTGGAAGGCATCCACGGAGGTGGCGGCCCCTCCGGCTGTCGTGCTACACCGTGTCCTGCGGGAGAGGGCCCTCTGGGATGAGGACCTGCTGCGGGCCCAGGTGCTTGAAGCCCTGATGCCAGGGGTGGAACTGTACCACTACGTCACCGACAGCATGGCACCCCACCCCTGCCGTGACTTTGTGGTGCTCCG GATGTGGCGCTCTGACCTACCCCGCGGGGGTTGCCTGCTCCTCTCTCAGTCCCTGGATCCTGAGCAACCTGTGCCGGAGTCGGGGGTGCGGGCTCTGATGCTCACGTCCCAGTACCTCATGGAGCCCTGCGGCCTAGGCCGCTCCCGGCTCACTCACATCTGCCGTGCTGACCTCAG GGGCCGTTCTCCTGACTGGTACAACAAAGTCTTTGGGCATCTGTGTGCCATGGAAGTGGCAAAGATCCGGGACTCCTTCCCTACCCTGCAGGCAGCTGGACCAGAGACAAAGTTGTGA
- the STARD8 gene encoding stAR-related lipid transfer protein 8 isoform X3 codes for MTLNNCASMKLEVHFQCKQNEDSEEEEQCTISNHWDFQRESKCWSRVGSSDLLTPPSPGLPVTSSCESVLTELSATSLPAITVSLPPEPVDLPSLGRAPSSSDRSFLSPSRGQEAPRGKAKKHRSRSFLKHLESLRRKEKGGSQQAELKRSSATSEKATKASSFRSRRGFLSAGFYRAKNQAATSASGGGAETQRAWEALPVATFQHPQRAHRGDCLVHVPRDHKPGTFPRSLSIESLCPEDGHRLADWQPGRRWGYEGRRGSCGSTGSHASTYDNMPELSPAEPVLAGAEAEEEEEEGGDSYTHLDDILQHVWGLQQRVELWSQAIYPDLGPGDKEEEEDEEEEEEATSSIEIVTGEEESRAEALAQGEAPAHRESLAPGQVDVQLGVPAQAQAQVPAESELRAQAEAEAPSLAQDPEQEANSGGEPTSASSLSVEEGHSISDTVASSSELDSSGNSMNEAEATGSPAGLQASAPRERRDSGVGASLTRPCRKLRWHSFQNSHRPSLNSESLEINRQFASQIHLLHKGSLLRLTAFMEKYTVPHKQGWVWSMPKFMKRNKTPDYRGQQVFGVPPLIHVQRTGQPLPQSIQQAMRYLRSQCLDQVGIFRKSGVKSRIQNLRQMNETSPDNVCYDGQSAYDVADLLKQYFRDLPEPIFTSKLTTTFLQIYQLLPKDQWLAAAQAATLLLPDENREVLQTLLYFLSDIASAEENQMTAGNLAVCLAPSIFHLNVSKKDNPSPRIKSKRSLIGRPGPRDLSENMAATQGLSHMISDCKKLFQPGVHVPSQVPQDMVLQLCSSYSAAELSPPLAELRQARAAGVSYMENSVQELLRDAAERFKGWMSVPGPQHTELACKKVSDGHPLRVWKASTEVAAPPAVVLHRVLRERALWDEDLLRAQVLEALMPGVELYHYVTDSMAPHPCRDFVVLRMWRSDLPRGGCLLLSQSLDPEQPVPESGVRALMLTSQYLMEPCGLGRSRLTHICRADLRGRSPDWYNKVFGHLCAMEVAKIRDSFPTLQAAGPETKL; via the exons ATGACCTTGAACAACTGTGCCTCGATGAAACTGGAGGTTCATTTTCAATGCAAGCAG AATGAAGACTCAGAGGAGGAAGAGCAGTGTACCATAAGCAACCACTGGGACTTTCAGCGAGAAAGCAAGTGCTGGTCTCGTGTGGGCTCCTCTGACCTGCTGACCCCACCGAGCCCTGGCCTGCCAGTGACCTCCAGCTGTGAGAGCGTCCTCACGGAGCTTAGTGCCACCTCCCTGCCAGCCATCACTGTGAGCCTCCCGCCCGAGCCAGTGGACCTTCCCTCCCTAGGCCGTGCTCCCAGCTCAAGTGACCGGTCCTTCCTAAGCCCCTCTCGGGGCCAGGAGGCTCCTCGGGGCAAAGCCAAGAAGCACCGTTCCCGGAGCTTCCTCAAGCACCTAGAGTCTCTGAGGCGGAAGGAAAAGGGTGGCAGCCAGCAAGCAGAGCTCAAGCGTAGCTCGGCCACCTCAGAGAAGGCCACCAAAGCCTCCTCTTTTAGAAGTCGCCGTGGCTTCCTCTCAGCTGGATTCTACAGGGCCAAAAACCAGGCGGCCACCTCAGCCAGTGGTGGTGGTGCTGAGACTCAGAGGGCCTGGGAGGCCTTGCCTGTGGCCACGTTCCAGCATCCTCAGCGGGCGCACCGTGGTGACTGCCTGGTGCATGTGCCCAGGGACCACAAACCAGGCACATTCCCTCGCTCCCTGTCCATTGAAAGCCTGTGTCCTGAGGATGGACACCGCCTGGCAGATTGGCAACCAGGTAGGCGCTGGGGCTACGAAGGGCGCCGGGGCTCCTGTGGCTCCACGGGTAGCCATGCCAGCACCTATGACAACATGCCCGAActgtccccagctgagcctgtcctggctggggctgaggccgaagaggaagaggaggagggtggggacagCTACACTCACTTGGATGACATCCTCCAGCATGTGTGGGGGTTGCAGCAGCGAGTAGAGCTCTGGTCTCAGGCCATATACCCAGACCTGGGGCCTGGAgataaggaagaggaagaagatgaggaagaagaggaggaggccacTTCATCAATAGAAATAGTCACGGGTGAAGAGGAAAGTCGGGCTGAAGCTCTGGCCCAGGGAGAGGCTCCAGCCCACAGGGAGTCCTTAGCCCCGGGCCAGGTGGATGTCCAGCTAGGAGTCCCGGCTCAGGCTCAGGCTCAAGTCCCAGCTGAGTCGGAGCTCCGGGCACAGGCAGAGGCTGAGGCCCCGAGCTTGGCCCAGGATCCTGAGCAGGAGGCAAATTCAGGAGGGGAACCCACTTCTGCCTCCAGCCTGTCTGTGGAAGAAGGCCACTCCATTTCTGACACTGTGGCCTCATCCAGTGAACTGGACAGTAGCGGGAACTCCATGAACGAGGCGGAGGCCACAGGGTCCCCGGCTGGACTCCAGGCATCAGCACCCCGTGAACGACGAGACTCAGGTGTTGGCGCCTCACTGACCAGACCCTGCAG GAAGCTCCGTTGGCACAGCTTCCAGAACTCTCACCGGCCCAGCCTCAACTCAGAGTCACTGGAGATCAACCGGCAGTTTGCCAGCCAGATCCACCTCCTACACAAGGGCTCGCTGCTGCGGCTCACCGCCTTCATGGAGAAGTACACTGTCCCCCACAAACAGGGCTGGGTCTG GTCAATGCCCAAGTTCATGAAAAGGAACAAGACACCGGACTACCGGGGCCAGCAGGTCTTTGGGGTGCCACCCCTCATCCATGTGCAGCGTACTGGCCAACCACTGCCCCAGAGCATTCAACAAGCCATGCGCTACCTGCGCAGCCAGTGCCTGGACCAG GTGGGCATCTTCCGCAAGTCTGGAGTGAAGTCCAGGATCCAGAACCTACGCCAAATGAATGAGACTTCCCCTGACAACGTTTGCTATGATGGCCAGTCGGCCTATGATGTGGCTGACCTGCTGAAACAGTATTTCCGGGATCTGCCTGAGCCTATCTTCACCAGCAAGCTCACTACCACTTTCCTGCAAATCTACCAGC TCCTCCCCAAGGATCAATGGTTGGCAGCTGCGCAAGCTGCCACCTTGCTGCTCCCGGATGAGAACCGAGAGGTGCTGCAGACCCTGCTCTATTTCCTAAGTGACATTGCCTCTGCTGAGGAAAACCAGATGACAGCTGGTAACCTGGCAGTGTGCCTGGCACCCTCCATCTTCCACCTCAACGTCTCCAAGAAGGATAACCCCTCACCCAG GATCAAAAGCAAACGTAGCCTGATTGGCCGGCCAGGCCCTAGGGACCTGAGTGAGAATATGGCTGCCACCCAGGGCCTATCACACATGATCAGTGACTGCAAGAAACTTTTCCAG CCTGGTGTGCATGTGCCCTCCCAGGTGCCCCAGGACATGGTGCTGCAACTGTGTAGCTCCTACAGTGCGGCCGAGCTCAGCCCTCCGCTGGCTGAGCTGCGGCAGGCCAGAGCCGCTGGTGTGAGCTACATGGAAAATAGCGTCCAGGAGCTGCTACGCGATGCTGCCGAGCGCTTCAAGGGCTGGATGAGTGTGCCCGGGCCCCAGCACACGGAGCTGGCCTGCAAGAAG GTATCAGACGGACACCCTCTGCGTGTGTGGAAGGCATCCACGGAGGTGGCGGCCCCTCCGGCTGTCGTGCTACACCGTGTCCTGCGGGAGAGGGCCCTCTGGGATGAGGACCTGCTGCGGGCCCAGGTGCTTGAAGCCCTGATGCCAGGGGTGGAACTGTACCACTACGTCACCGACAGCATGGCACCCCACCCCTGCCGTGACTTTGTGGTGCTCCG GATGTGGCGCTCTGACCTACCCCGCGGGGGTTGCCTGCTCCTCTCTCAGTCCCTGGATCCTGAGCAACCTGTGCCGGAGTCGGGGGTGCGGGCTCTGATGCTCACGTCCCAGTACCTCATGGAGCCCTGCGGCCTAGGCCGCTCCCGGCTCACTCACATCTGCCGTGCTGACCTCAG GGGCCGTTCTCCTGACTGGTACAACAAAGTCTTTGGGCATCTGTGTGCCATGGAAGTGGCAAAGATCCGGGACTCCTTCCCTACCCTGCAGGCAGCTGGACCAGAGACAAAGTTGTGA